In Pyrus communis chromosome 15, drPyrComm1.1, whole genome shotgun sequence, the genomic stretch TTTACTGTCCTCTAGTCCAAAATGTGATCTATATGTCGAAACCTAATTGTTTTCACAAACTGTTGCATTGCAGATTGGAATCGGTTTACTTGTTCTTCAACAACTAAGTGGAATTAACGGCATTCTATTCTATTCCAGTACCATTTTTGAAACTGCCGGTAAGTTGCCCCTCATATATGAAAGAATATAGTTGGGATGCTCTACGGAACCATATTAATACTTTCATATCATTTGTTACTTGTTTCCTTTGACACACGAGGCACCAGGAAGTGTGTATATGTACATCCTTATTATTGTGTATTTAGCACACTCATAGATACCTGTATTACATGTACATAGTGAAAGGCTGACTTGAAGTCAGATTTATTTTAATCTGAAAttgttcttattagttttagtgTTTGAACAGGGATTTCGTCAAGTAACGTAGCCACAGTTGGTCTCGGTGCTGTTCAGGTACAGCAAGAAGATAACTTCAGAATTTGTTTCTTCTCTCACTCAATATTCTCAGTTTGTAAACATAACAATAATTTGTATGCATTTAGGTCATAGCGACTGGCGTGACTACATGGTTGGCGGACAAAGCAGGCCGTCGTCTTTTGCTTATTGTGAGTTTGACGTCTTTTTTTCCATTGTCAATATTGAGTCACTTCTATATTATCTGTTTGGATTAGATGGAGAAAAATCACTCTTTTCATTGTAGATCTCATCTGTTGGAATGACAATTTTCCTCCTCATTGTTGCGATAGCATTCTACATAAAGGTATTGAATCTATCGTATTTGTACAAATATCTTAAGGCTATGTGCTTCTTTTGCGTATATTCTCAAAAGGAATTCCACTGATCGCAGGATTTTGTCGATGTTGATTCAAATATTTATAGCATATTGGGCATCATATCAGTGGTTGGAGTTGtggtatgtttatatttttaatatcaCAAGTCAAAGGACggtgcttcttctttttttcctataCGTAATTTCCATTATCTCACACTGGTTTTGCAGGCCATGGTAATTGCATTCTCTCTGGGTTTGGGAGCTATTCCATGGTTAATAATGTCTGAGGTATGTCAATGATATAGTTGTATCAGTTGTCGAGTTTTGAGTCTTGCATCGAGCAcgaaatttttaatcttataacTTGTTGCTGAATATTGTTTTGGAACATCTAATAAATTGTGAATTTGGCAATGCAGATTCTTCCAGTTAATATTAAAGGCCTTGCTGGAAGCGTAGCAACACTTGCCAATTGGTTCGTAGCCTGGGTGATCACGATGACGGCAAACTTGCTACTGGAATGGAGCAGTGGAGGTGTGTCCCctcttctctatttctctattCTCTGTCTCCTTCACTATAGCCGGTAACATGTCCAAATAAAACTGTGATTACATCCCAAATAATTCGGTCGAGCACCCCACTTATTGAAATGAATCAATGACGATGTCGCTGCTGCTGCTCTTGCTGTTATTTGCCCTTTTTCCCTCCTTGGTTGTACTGTTTAGTAGTTTTGTTCCTCTGTTACTTTTTTTCAGGCTAACATCTTTGGTTCCACTTTCAACAGGAACCTTCACCATTTACATGGTGGTGAGTGCTTTCACCGTTGTATTTGTTGCCATTTGGGTTCCGGAGACAAAGGGGAGAACTCTGGAAGAGATCCAAACATCCTTCAGATAAGTTTTTCTTTACCGTTCTTTCGTACAACTTGCTCTCTTCTGTTGCAAGAAACCAGTTCTGCAGTCCCATTTTGAGATTATCCCACGGGAACTGTACAAAGCGTGCAGTTTTCGTGACATTCTTCGGCCAGCACTTCGTGTTCGGTTGCTACATTCATTGCTTGTTTTGTATCTTTCAATAGATAGCTGTAAACTCACAGTTTTCTTATAGTTTTATTGAATTCATAAACTTTCTATCGCCCTCGATGTAGTTCTTGTATGTAAGAACTCGACGAGCTTCCATGTCTTCTCTGCCGGCAGATTTCTTCCGTCGTGAAACCTTTCCGGTTTTATATTCATGCCGGCGTAAAGATTTTGAATTCACAAAGACGAGTAAAGGGTTTATTTGTCATTGcaattcatatcatgtttttccATGGTTTAGTAGATGTTGGCGGGCAATTTGTAATGTGACTATTGTCTTTAGGACAACTTTAGGTTACTAGTCTGGGATACCGCCACTTGGGATTATTGGTCTGGAATACTGTCATTGGGGCGTAACTTTGTGAACGAGAGACACTGATAAAAATGACAGCAAACTCTAAAATTTGTAGGTTTTTTTGCCAAAATGGTCTCTAAGAttataataacccctcactttggtctttaagatttaaaattgatagaagtgatTTATGAGATTGTTCACCACCAATCATTTTTTTCCTTATGTGAAAAATATCTGTGAATTGAAGTAACCACCATTTGAAGTGAAGgagttgatttgacaaaaataccttcaatTCAACGGAAATTTTCCACGaaaggatcaaaatgattgacggtgaaCAATTTCAGGGACTTCTTCTATCGGTTTTCAATCTTAGAgatcaaaatgaggagttaggCCAAATTCAGAgacttttttttaactaaaaaaccaaatttgtattctaattttaggtttaaatagCCAAATCCCTTTTTTGGGGTTGTCTTGTTGACAAAATTCTATAGGCATGGGCATGGACAGCCTGCCCTACACATCACATTCAGAACACCACTGGAATAAATGGGCCTAGGCCCAAAGGTCCACTATTACATCTAGTTTGTGATTGGAATAACTGGGAAGTAATTGAGCAATAGTCCCCAACTTATCTACGAGTTATACTTTTAGCCCCCCAACTCATTTTTTTAGTTCATTTACTCCTTCAACTCGACCATGTTTTGCGCATTTACTACTGCTGCCGGCTTTTTCTGTAAAACGTATGGGTAAGAATGCAACTTTCGGATTATGTTCGGTGCTCCAAATTAACATTAATTTTTCACAATGCGATTCCCACTCTTGCATCCCAAATGAGCAAATACCCTGATATGTTACAGTAACAGTATACACTAACAACGCCATCACATGCTTCCCAACTTTCTCACATGGCACTCCATTACTAATTTAAAATACCGCTGCAATGTCACGCTTTAGGGATAAGAGATCATGATAAAATAGTGCAGTCCATAAAACAATTTAAGTAGACTCTAAAATATGTACCTTTCCAAACTAATTCTTCgttaaatgaatttaaatttcgaGATCTGTGTCTAAGAGAAGAATCTAGGGCATGTGCAGCCTCTGCACATATACCCTCCTTCCAATATCCATGTCTCATTGTCTCTATTTTGAATGTAAAGATTcgaaatttatttaaaaataggTATTTGAAGAGTTGAAATTAGGTAAAAGCATGTGCAACAGTTGCCCAATTTTCAGGATATAAGGTTCAGGATATAAGGGCATAAAAATATCTAATAGTCAATAATTGCAGCCAACATAGACTTGCACCACACATAATATGAAAAACAACAGCTAATGCCAACTAAATGCCATCCTCACAAAGTCAATATAACTTTGAAAGTAGAGTTTTGTCCAGTATGGACCTGCCCATAGCATGAACCAGGATCTATGGCCTTTGGATCCTTAGGCATTGGATCTTTCGCTGAGGATCCCGCGGCCATGGATTCTTGGTCCGTTCTAGAATTTCGTAGTTGAAATTCAGAAGGCAAGAACGAATGCACTATCTACTGAGATTTAAAACCTCACTGGTTACAGATATAGATAAGAACACCAGAAATAAACCTACTCAATTTCTTGTCATGAACTCTCTTCCTCTAGTAATTGGAGCAAACTTTGTGAACCATATCAATATAGCATATACAAGAGTACACCTAATTAGATCACAAGCACAAAGGATGAGTATGAAGATCGTCCAAAGTGCGTAAAATGCTAAAATGTATGATATATGCATTGGAAAATTATAAATTTCCTCACCTATAAGCAGAAAACAGTGCTACTATCTTCAAGTAATTGAATACAAAGTAGGTGTAATTCAGCAGTGGTTATGTTCATGTGTCTGTGATTTATcgctaaggttttttttttcacatcgtGAGTCCAAAAGCCAAGAGTTCAACATCAGCAGAGTTTGTATAATGCGGTAACACAATCAGAATTTTACGGTCGACACAATGTTCATCTGAATGAATTGGTTTTATTGACTATTTAAGACAGAGGTCCTGATACAAGCTGAATTAACTAAATCGAAAAAGTAAACTCTAAACGCTAACATATAAATAGAGATACATCCAACATGGTAAATTGGAAGCATTCTCAATACAAAAATAAGCAATGCTACAAATTGTAACTTCCCTGGACAAACGACTGAACATATGCGAGAATCGAGCAGAGAAAAATCACAGTTTAACATCAAGTATCTAATAcaacaaaaaccaaataaaGTACAAGATCAAGAAGTGAAAAATGCAAGATAGAGTGGTTAGGCTAGTAATGACAGATAACTCTGAATGGAGAGTCTAACCAGAATGATGTTCTTGAGCTAGGAAACTACTTTCACAGGATACGTGTCAATGCAGTCTTCCCAAGGACCATTACGAGATGCCTTCACATTCCGAAGCGCCTCCCAGACCGCACTGTTACATTTAAAACCACTTCCAAAGGCAATCTGCCAGATACGATTGCCCCTGCGGATCCTCCCCTTGGCCTCCATGTACGCCAATTCATACCAAATGGAACTCGAAGAAGTATTCCCAAACCGGTGTAAAGTCATCCGAGAGGCCTCAACATGTATAGGCAGCAACTGCAGGTTCTTCTCCAGCTCATCAATCACAGCCCTTCCCCCGGCGTGTATGCAAAAATGATCAAACGCCAGCTTGAAATCTGGGATATAAGGCTTGACATTGGAATTGAACAGCTTCTTAACCACAAgcgatgaaaagaaaagaagctgCTCGCTTATCGGAAGCACAATAGGTCCCAAAGTGGTGATGTTGGTCTTAAGCGCCCCACCGGCAATTGCCATCAAATCTTTGGACAAAGACACACCGGTCTTCCCCTTATCATCCTGCTCCTGATAAACACAACGAAAAGCTTTATCATCCGCGCCACGATGGGTCCTCACAACATGAACAAGCTTGTACTTAGCCCGCCTCCTATCAACGGACTTATTGGAAAGCAAAACCGCAGAACCCCCAACCCGAAACAAGCAATTGGGTATCAACATAGACTTCTTATTCCCAAAATACCAATTCTGAGTAATGTTCTCAGTACTAACAACAACCGCATAAGTATTCCGATGGATTTGCAACAAGTCCTTAGCAAGATCGACAGCTATAACCCCAGCACTACAACCCATTCCCCCCAAATTGAAACTCCTAATATTACCCCTCAATTTGTACTTATTAACAATCATGGCAGAAAGCGACGGCGTCGGATTAAACAAGCTGCAATTCACAACGAGAATCCCAATGTCCTTTGGCTTCACATGGGTATTGGCAAACAGATTATCCAGAGCACCGTACATCACCTGCTCCGCCTCCTCCCTGGCGGCAGCCATCGACGGCCGGGGAGGGATGTAATGCATCGCCTCCGGGACATAAGTCTCCTCGCCGAGGCCGGAGCGCTCGAGAATCTTGCGCTGGAACTCGAGCGACGAGTCGTCGAAGTCCTGCGTAAGGCGGGAGTGCTCCATAAAGCGCTGGTACGGTGCCTTGAGGTGATCTGGCGGGCGGTAGCAGGCGTAATCGACCAAGTAAACGGGTCTGGGTCGGGTCACGATGTAGACGGTCAACCCGAAGACGAGGACGGCGGAGCAGATGATGACGGAGACGAGATTGTACTGGAGGTGGAGCCAGAGTTGTTGAATGTCGTAAATGTCCATTTGGGAGGCTTCGATTAGGGTTACGATAATCAACGGGATAAAGCAGAGGGTTAAGAtattagagatcaagtaatggtaCCCTAATTTCACGTACTTGAGATTAACGCTCTGGAGGAAATCGGGGAGCCGTCGGGTTTGGTGAATCCGGACCCCGACCTCACCGCCTCCGCCGCGCGCGGTGGCGACATTGGTTGCTCCGCCTGGGTCCATGGCCGGTGGCTCCGCTTCTGGGGGGTATGTGAGAAAGGTCGTCGCTCTCTGTGCTTGGAGGGAAGCGAGAGAGAGCGTTTTGAGAGGGGTATTTATAAATGGATGTGGGCCATGTGGGGCAATGGGGTATTACCGTATTAATATAATTATGGTGGCGGCGGCGGCTGGTGTACGGCGGAGGACGGAGAAGTTGGAGATTCCCGAGCTCCTAAAGGGAGTGGGGAGGGTTTTTTGTGGTGGGAGATGAGATCACGAGTTGAGAAACGGGACAGCATGATTGACCTTGACGGTTAAATAACCGTTACGTCATACGTGGGAAAACTGGGGATATATAAATGGAAAGGACTCcggatattttctttttaatccaGTAAATCAAGGTATTCGCGTCGTTGAAAATTGATTTAACGAATACAAACAGGGCacactttaaaatttataataactttagtcgtttgattaaatttcaacgaCACAGATTtcctgatttggtgaattaggaGGAAatgatccagagaggatccctttcctataTAAATAGCTGGTTTCGGGTAATAAATTTTTCAGTGTACCGATAACACGTTTCAGTACACAaagtgttattatataagtggttggatatttaacaaaaattttaatcACTTGCTTTATGATACTTGGAATAGCAGAATATGTTCtcgcacactgaaaaatctttcattcCCGTGACTTGACTAATCAAAcgaagattttatttttaataaaagttaatttttttatttctttcataAACAAATTTCTTTGGGTAAcctttttcaaaacaattttttattttttttggtgaagtttttcaaatcaaatttaGATAAGCAATGGCTCTTGCATTATAGAGATCACAATGGAATAAGACTTTCTTACATCCTCTAACATCATTACGTCATCTGAATCGATAAGACACTGTCATGTATGCTAATTAAATTGTATGAAAATTGCGTTATTTATCCCGACGAAAGAGATTAGGTgagattttatttataaagggATTAGGTAAGTGAAATTGCATATTTCAAAACTGTTTCAGATAAACATGAGCATCATCTATCGTTGACAAAAATGTgtgttttaaattgaaaataaattggGCTGTTAGGCTTAAGCTAATAATTCAAGTGCCAACAAAGTTCCTTTTCCTAGGGCCGGCCAGCTTAATAAAACTCTCTCTACCTagacaaaataaatatttcaatTGTGGTTGGTGTCTTGTTGATCAAGGATTGAGATCCCGCGGATCCCAAACCGAGACATTCAGACTACTTAATTTAATCACACAGTTCCATTAATCCATCCCATCGATCCACTTCACAAAAATCTAGAAACTTCAACGACCCAGATATCTTTCTCTCTTGAACAATCTATATCTCTCAGTCCGCTGGCAAGGTATGCAAAGATCCGGAGTGGATATCATTCCATTGTTCAATTTCCCTTTATTTCTGGTTTCTTTATGTTGTAAAATTACACAATCACATGTTACTGTAACGTCTACATGTAGAGTCATTCCTACTTACAAACAAAACCGAACACGACATGATTGCAAAACACTTTTCGTTTTCTTTGTATAGTTTTACTTGTACGCTTTTGATATATGTGTTAGATTGCATTTTGCatgtccaaacaaaaaaaaaaaaaaaaaactcgttaCATGGTTTATTTGGGTTTGGATGGATACAGGGGGAGCTTTATCTGGACCTCTCCATCTATCAATGCAGATAGAGGTCGCAACCCAAATTTAAGAATCCACGACATCTATCTGTCATTGCAAATAGAGAAGTCCACTGCCCGCAAAGCAATTTAGGCCATTAAAAAACGAGACCTTGCAAATGGTCATTAGACACCCTAATAATTCCTCTGTGGAAATATATCGTGGATGCCGGCGGTATCACTGCACCACGTCTTAATTATTTCCCATGACAGTGCGTGATAGGTTTAAGATACTGACACAGTCCTCGGTGTTTCTCTTTCTCACTCACATCGGTCTCTACTACCGAGGCAGAAGCTTATATGAGTCCAGCTAtgtcaaaacataaacaaactTGTCTACAAGTTGATTCGGGAAGCAAATATAGTTCACAACAGATAAGATGCGAATAGCAGGTAGGTATAAAGTTGAACAATACGAGATCAGAAGCCTAACGACGGAAGAAACATAAATATGCGTCAATTAGATAAAGTACCGGTAAAAAAATGCGGAAATCTCCAACTGCAGCTAGAGGGCCTCTTTCAGGAGTCTCCTAGTGAGATCTATGGGAAGTCCCATCACGCTATCGGTTGTCCCTACCTGCAAGCACCACACCAATTCAAATATGACTATAAAGACAGGGCTTTACAATCCCTAATAAGTAGATCAAACATCCGAACCACGATGGGTTATGCTTGCAGGATTCATTAAACAAAAGCTCCTGGATGAAACAGACACACGGTACCATAAATAGACTCCATCATGCTTCTGTTGTCTCGCATTCTCGAAATGTAATGACTATTATTTACAACTTTAGAAGAGAGTAGAAAACCAACCACTTCTTTGACATAGGGAAGAATCAGTGGATGTTCGATTATGAGTCCCCCAGCAACTTTGAGCACTATCCCCTCCTCAATCTGACATGGACACAGAGGAATGGGTTCTATTGTCGTCATCTCATCAAGGAGAGAAGTGAAACAACCAAGTAGGATACAAAACAACTCTTACCAGCTTCTCAATGACTTCATCTGGTATTTTATGGAAATAAATCTGCAAGGACCCGAATAGATATTATCCATAGATTTGACCGATGAAGTTGTAGAATTAGGATAATGGGcttgaaaattaacaattttatgTCTCAGAAGCTACatgataaaaggaaaaaaaaaaggggtaccTCCACTCGATCCCATTCTCCTTTACTGAATCCCGTTTTAAGGTTTGTAACATGCACAGATCCTACTGTTGCTGCATGCCCTCCAGAATAATCTGCAATTCATGTTAGGAAACTCATCAGAGTCCAAAAGTCAAACATC encodes the following:
- the LOC137718842 gene encoding 3-ketoacyl-CoA synthase 4-like, with translation MDPGGATNVATARGGGGEVGVRIHQTRRLPDFLQSVNLKYVKLGYHYLISNILTLCFIPLIIVTLIEASQMDIYDIQQLWLHLQYNLVSVIICSAVLVFGLTVYIVTRPRPVYLVDYACYRPPDHLKAPYQRFMEHSRLTQDFDDSSLEFQRKILERSGLGEETYVPEAMHYIPPRPSMAAAREEAEQVMYGALDNLFANTHVKPKDIGILVVNCSLFNPTPSLSAMIVNKYKLRGNIRSFNLGGMGCSAGVIAVDLAKDLLQIHRNTYAVVVSTENITQNWYFGNKKSMLIPNCLFRVGGSAVLLSNKSVDRRRAKYKLVHVVRTHRGADDKAFRCVYQEQDDKGKTGVSLSKDLMAIAGGALKTNITTLGPIVLPISEQLLFFSSLVVKKLFNSNVKPYIPDFKLAFDHFCIHAGGRAVIDELEKNLQLLPIHVEASRMTLHRFGNTSSSSIWYELAYMEAKGRIRRGNRIWQIAFGSGFKCNSAVWEALRNVKASRNGPWEDCIDTYPVKVVS